From Streptomyces sp. NBC_00370, a single genomic window includes:
- a CDS encoding L-threonylcarbamoyladenylate synthase — translation MARRYDCNDATDRTTGLREAASAVRRGELVVLPTDTVYGIGADAFSAEAVADLLDAKGRGRNMPTPVLIGSPNTLHGLVTDFSEQAWELVDAFWPGALTLVARHQPSLQWDLGDTQGTVAVRMPLHPVAIELLTEFGPMAVSSANLTGHPAPEDCDAAQAMLGDSVSVYLDGGPTPGIVPSSIVDVSGKTPVLLRAGALDAEELRKVVPDLEVAN, via the coding sequence ATGGCTCGGCGATACGACTGCAACGACGCGACCGACCGTACGACCGGTCTGCGCGAGGCCGCGTCGGCAGTACGCCGCGGTGAGCTGGTCGTGCTGCCCACCGACACCGTGTACGGGATCGGCGCCGACGCCTTCAGCGCCGAGGCGGTGGCCGACCTGCTGGACGCCAAGGGACGCGGCCGCAACATGCCCACGCCCGTGCTGATCGGCTCGCCGAACACCCTGCACGGACTGGTCACCGACTTCTCCGAGCAGGCGTGGGAGCTGGTCGACGCGTTCTGGCCCGGCGCGCTGACCCTCGTCGCCCGGCACCAGCCGTCCCTCCAGTGGGACCTCGGCGACACCCAGGGCACGGTCGCCGTACGGATGCCGCTGCACCCCGTCGCGATCGAACTGCTCACCGAGTTCGGCCCGATGGCCGTCTCCAGCGCCAACCTCACGGGACACCCGGCACCCGAGGACTGCGACGCGGCCCAGGCCATGCTCGGGGACTCCGTCTCCGTCTATCTCGACGGCGGTCCGACGCCCGGCATCGTGCCGTCCTCGATCGTCGACGTCTCGGGTAAGACCCCGGTGCTGCTGCGGGCCGGCGCCCTCGACGCCGAGGAGCTCCGCAAGGTGGTACCCGATCTAGAGGTGGCCAATTGA
- the rpmE gene encoding 50S ribosomal protein L31: MKRDIHPAYVETQVSCTCGASFTTRSTIESGAIRADLCSECHPFYTGKQKILDTGGRVARFEARFGKAAAAKK; encoded by the coding sequence TTGAAGCGCGATATCCACCCCGCGTACGTCGAGACCCAGGTGAGCTGCACCTGCGGTGCGTCGTTCACCACCCGCAGCACCATCGAGTCGGGCGCCATCCGTGCTGACCTGTGCTCCGAGTGCCACCCGTTCTACACGGGCAAGCAGAAGATCCTCGACACCGGTGGCCGTGTGGCCCGCTTCGAGGCCCGCTTCGGCAAGGCCGCTGCCGCCAAGAAGTAG
- the prmC gene encoding peptide chain release factor N(5)-glutamine methyltransferase encodes MLLAEVAQATQRLADAGVPSPRFDAEELAAYVHGVKRGELHTVKDTDFDARYWEAVARREAREPLQHITGRAFFRYLELQVGPGVFVPRPETESVVGWAIDAVRAMDVVEPIVVDLCAGSGAIALAMAQEVPRSRVHAVELSEDALTWTRKNADGSRVTVHQGDALSALPELDGQVDLVISNPPYIPLTEWEYVAPEARDHDPQMALFSGEDGLDTIRGIERTAHRLLRPGGLVVIEHADTQGGQVPWIFSEESGWADAADHPDLNKRPRFATARKAMP; translated from the coding sequence CTGCTGCTCGCCGAGGTGGCCCAGGCCACCCAGCGGCTGGCGGACGCGGGCGTGCCCTCACCGCGCTTCGACGCGGAGGAGCTCGCCGCTTACGTGCACGGCGTGAAGCGAGGAGAGCTGCACACCGTCAAGGACACCGACTTCGACGCCCGGTACTGGGAGGCCGTCGCGCGCCGAGAGGCACGTGAGCCGCTCCAGCACATCACCGGGCGCGCGTTCTTCCGCTACCTGGAGCTCCAGGTGGGCCCCGGCGTCTTCGTACCGCGCCCGGAGACCGAGTCGGTCGTCGGCTGGGCCATAGACGCCGTACGGGCGATGGACGTCGTCGAGCCGATCGTCGTCGACCTGTGCGCCGGATCGGGCGCCATCGCGCTCGCGATGGCGCAGGAGGTCCCGCGCTCGCGCGTGCACGCCGTCGAGCTGTCCGAGGACGCCCTGACCTGGACCCGGAAGAACGCCGACGGATCCCGGGTCACCGTGCACCAGGGAGACGCCCTCAGCGCCCTTCCCGAGCTGGACGGACAGGTCGACCTGGTCATCTCCAACCCGCCGTACATCCCGCTCACCGAGTGGGAGTACGTCGCGCCCGAGGCCCGTGACCACGACCCGCAGATGGCGTTGTTCTCGGGCGAGGACGGCCTCGACACCATCCGCGGCATCGAACGCACCGCGCACCGGCTGCTGCGGCCCGGCGGTCTCGTCGTGATCGAGCACGCCGACACGCAGGGCGGTCAGGTCCCGTGGATCTTCAGCGAGGAGTCGGGCTGGGCGGACGCGGCCGACCACCCCGATCTGAACAAGCGCCCGCGCTTTGCCACGGCCCGCAAGGCGATGCCGTGA
- the thrB gene encoding homoserine kinase, whose translation MAGPAFRAAAVRVRVPATSANIGPGFDALGLSLGLYDDVVVRVADSGLHIDIAGEGADTLPRDEDHLLVRALRTAFDLLGGQPRGLEVVCANRIPHGRGLGSSSAAICAGIVAARAVTTGGDARLDDVAMLELATEIEGHPDNVAACLLGGFTLAWTDGGAARAIRMEPLASVVPVVFVPGDPVLTRTARGLLPRTVPHVDAAANAGRAALLVEALTRRPELLLPATEDRLHQEYRAPAMPQSIALVNRLRADGVPAVISGAGPTVLALAEDGAADKVARLAGEGWAANRLSFDGAGASVLPLGSQ comes from the coding sequence ATGGCCGGTCCAGCGTTCCGCGCCGCCGCCGTACGGGTGCGCGTCCCCGCCACCAGCGCCAACATCGGTCCGGGCTTCGATGCCCTGGGCCTGTCGCTGGGGCTCTACGACGACGTCGTCGTCCGCGTGGCCGACTCCGGGCTGCACATCGACATCGCGGGCGAGGGCGCCGACACGCTCCCGCGCGACGAGGACCATCTGCTGGTACGGGCCCTGCGTACCGCCTTCGACCTGCTCGGCGGACAGCCGCGCGGCCTGGAGGTCGTCTGCGCCAACCGGATCCCGCACGGCCGGGGTCTCGGCTCGTCATCCGCCGCCATCTGCGCGGGAATTGTCGCCGCGCGCGCCGTGACCACGGGCGGCGACGCGCGCCTCGACGACGTGGCCATGCTGGAGCTCGCCACCGAGATCGAAGGACACCCCGACAACGTCGCCGCCTGTCTGCTCGGCGGCTTCACACTCGCCTGGACGGACGGCGGAGCGGCGCGGGCGATCAGGATGGAGCCCCTCGCGTCCGTCGTTCCGGTGGTTTTCGTCCCCGGCGACCCCGTACTCACCCGGACGGCGCGCGGACTGCTGCCGCGTACCGTCCCCCATGTGGACGCCGCCGCCAACGCGGGCCGCGCCGCGCTGCTCGTCGAGGCGCTGACCAGGCGCCCCGAACTGCTGCTGCCCGCAACGGAGGACCGGCTCCACCAGGAGTACCGGGCCCCCGCGATGCCGCAGAGCATCGCCCTGGTCAACCGACTGCGCGCGGACGGCGTCCCTGCGGTCATCTCCGGCGCGGGCCCCACGGTGCTCGCGCTGGCCGAGGACGGTGCGGCCGACAAGGTCGCACGGCTGGCGGGGGAGGGATGGGCCGCCAACCGGCTCTCCTTCGACGGCGCGGGAGCGAGCGTTCTGCCGCTCGGCTCTCAGTGA
- a CDS encoding F0F1 ATP synthase subunit C, protein MSAVSNLAAVTGSLGSIGYGLAAIGPGVGVGIIFGNGTQALARQPEAAGLIRANQILGFAFCEALALIGLVMPFVYGK, encoded by the coding sequence ATGTCCGCTGTCTCGAACCTCGCCGCCGTCACCGGCTCGCTCGGCTCCATCGGCTACGGCCTGGCCGCCATCGGCCCCGGCGTCGGCGTCGGCATCATCTTCGGAAACGGCACCCAGGCGCTGGCCCGCCAGCCCGAGGCCGCCGGCCTGATCCGCGCCAACCAGATCCTCGGCTTCGCGTTCTGTGAGGCGCTCGCCCTCATCGGTCTGGTCATGCCCTTCGTCTACGGCAAGTGA
- a CDS encoding arsenate reductase/protein-tyrosine-phosphatase family protein has translation MTTPQGRGIADTAQHGSTFRILHVSTGNVCRSPITERLNRHALTVRLGERLTGGLIVESAGTWGHEGAPMEANAEAVLADFGADATGFVGRELLDEHVIRADLVLTATRDHRAQVISMGHSAGLRTFTLKEFTRLVRAIDPATLPDPLDEGVVERARALVRAAAALRGWLLAPNAEADEVYDPYGAPITFFRSIGDEINQALDPVITALTGVAARS, from the coding sequence TTGACCACCCCGCAGGGGCGTGGCATAGCGGACACCGCACAGCACGGCAGTACGTTCCGCATCCTCCACGTCAGTACCGGCAACGTCTGCCGCTCGCCCATCACCGAGCGGCTGAACCGCCACGCCCTGACGGTCCGGCTCGGTGAGCGGCTGACCGGCGGACTGATCGTGGAGAGCGCCGGTACCTGGGGTCACGAAGGCGCCCCGATGGAGGCCAACGCCGAGGCCGTACTGGCCGACTTCGGCGCCGACGCGACCGGCTTCGTCGGCCGCGAGCTGCTCGACGAGCACGTGATCAGAGCCGACCTGGTCCTCACCGCGACCCGCGACCACCGGGCCCAGGTGATCTCGATGGGCCACTCGGCGGGCCTGCGCACCTTCACGCTCAAGGAGTTCACCCGGCTGGTACGGGCGATAGACCCGGCCACCCTGCCCGACCCCCTCGACGAGGGGGTGGTCGAACGCGCCCGCGCGCTGGTCCGCGCCGCGGCGGCGCTACGCGGCTGGCTGCTCGCCCCGAACGCGGAGGCGGACGAGGTCTACGACCCGTACGGCGCCCCGATCACGTTCTTCCGCTCGATCGGCGACGAGATCAACCAGGCCCTGGACCCGGTGATCACCGCCCTCACCGGCGTAGCCGCGCGTTCTTAG
- the prfA gene encoding peptide chain release factor 1: MFEAVEELIDEHTQLESQLADPSVHADQANARKLNKRYAELTPIVGTYRSWKQTGEDVETARGFIADDPDFAAEVKDLERQREELTEKLRLLLVPRDPSDDKDVILEVKAGAGGDESALFAGDLLRMYLRYAERVGWKTEIIDATESELGGYKDVQVAVKTKGGNGATEPGQGVWARLKYEGGVHRVQRVPATESQGRIHTSAAGVLVTPEAEEIDVEINQNDLRIDVYRSSGPGGQSVNTTDSAVRITHVPTGVVASCQNEKSQLQNKEQAMRILRSRLLAAAQEEAEKNAADARRSQVRTVDRSEKIRTYNFPENRISDHRVGFKAYNLDQVLDGELDAVIQACVDADSAAKLAVAR; encoded by the coding sequence ATGTTCGAGGCGGTCGAGGAACTGATCGACGAGCACACTCAACTTGAGTCGCAGCTCGCCGACCCGTCGGTCCACGCGGACCAGGCGAACGCCCGCAAGCTCAACAAGCGCTACGCCGAGCTGACCCCGATCGTCGGGACCTACCGCTCCTGGAAGCAGACAGGTGAGGACGTCGAGACGGCCCGCGGCTTCATCGCCGACGACCCCGACTTCGCCGCCGAGGTCAAGGACCTGGAGCGGCAGCGCGAGGAACTCACCGAGAAGCTGCGGCTGCTGCTCGTACCCCGTGACCCCAGCGACGACAAGGACGTCATCCTGGAGGTCAAGGCCGGCGCGGGCGGCGACGAGTCGGCGCTGTTCGCCGGCGACCTGCTGCGGATGTACCTGCGGTACGCGGAGCGCGTCGGCTGGAAGACCGAGATCATCGACGCCACCGAGTCCGAGCTGGGCGGCTACAAGGACGTCCAGGTCGCCGTGAAGACCAAGGGCGGCAACGGCGCGACCGAGCCGGGCCAGGGCGTCTGGGCGCGGCTGAAGTACGAGGGCGGCGTGCACCGCGTACAGCGGGTGCCGGCCACCGAGTCGCAGGGCCGGATCCACACCTCGGCCGCCGGTGTCCTGGTGACACCCGAGGCCGAGGAGATCGACGTCGAGATCAACCAGAACGACCTGCGCATCGACGTCTACCGCTCCTCGGGCCCCGGCGGACAGTCCGTGAACACCACCGACTCGGCCGTGCGCATCACGCACGTGCCGACCGGTGTCGTGGCCTCCTGCCAGAACGAGAAGAGCCAGCTCCAGAACAAGGAGCAGGCCATGCGTATCCTGCGCTCGCGGCTGCTCGCCGCAGCCCAGGAGGAGGCCGAGAAGAACGCGGCGGACGCCCGGCGCAGCCAGGTGCGCACCGTCGACCGCTCGGAGAAGATCCGCACGTACAACTTCCCGGAAAACCGGATCTCGGACCACCGGGTCGGCTTCAAGGCGTACAACTTGGACCAGGTGCTCGACGGTGAACTGGACGCCGTCATCCAGGCATGTGTCGACGCGGACTCCGCAGCGAAGCTCGCCGTCGCCCGCTGA
- a CDS encoding LCP family protein, producing the protein MTDDRNSRIRGSGARRKPRSKRRRAMFIAVWCVAALVVIAAGGLAFVYFKLNGNIKGVNIDAQLGSHRPQNVDNGSQDILVLGSDSRSGANAEYGKNAGARSDTAMVIHVYKGHKKAAVVSIPRDTLVDRPACPDGKGKTAPAERGAMFNSAYEAGGPACAVKTVEQMSGIRMDHYVEVDFTGFKKLIDQLGGVKLTTTQAIDDPKSHLKLAAGTHTLHGEQALGLVRTRKSVGDGSDLGRIQLQQAFIKALIGQIKHIGVFSNPKKLFDLADTATSAITPDSKLDSINGLIGFAGGLKDISTKNVKMITLPVRYDPADPNRVLPLAKGSRQVWTALAHDRPIPASATKDSAGDRGDAHGVVKGG; encoded by the coding sequence ATGACCGACGACCGGAACAGCCGAATACGTGGCAGCGGCGCCCGCCGCAAACCGCGCAGCAAGCGCCGTCGTGCGATGTTCATCGCCGTCTGGTGCGTCGCCGCGCTGGTCGTGATCGCCGCAGGTGGTCTCGCGTTCGTCTACTTCAAGCTCAACGGCAACATCAAGGGCGTCAACATCGACGCGCAGCTCGGCTCGCACCGCCCGCAGAACGTCGACAACGGCTCGCAGGACATCCTGGTCCTCGGCTCGGACTCCCGGTCCGGCGCCAACGCCGAGTACGGCAAGAACGCCGGCGCGCGCTCCGACACCGCGATGGTCATCCACGTCTACAAGGGCCACAAGAAGGCCGCTGTCGTCTCCATACCGCGCGACACCCTGGTCGACCGCCCCGCGTGCCCGGACGGCAAGGGGAAGACCGCACCGGCCGAGCGCGGCGCCATGTTCAACTCGGCGTACGAGGCCGGCGGCCCCGCCTGCGCCGTCAAGACCGTGGAGCAGATGTCCGGCATCCGGATGGACCACTACGTCGAGGTCGACTTCACCGGGTTCAAGAAGCTCATCGACCAGCTCGGCGGCGTCAAGCTCACCACGACGCAGGCCATCGACGACCCCAAGAGCCATCTCAAGCTGGCGGCGGGCACGCACACCCTGCACGGCGAGCAGGCGCTGGGGCTCGTCAGGACCCGCAAGAGCGTCGGTGACGGCAGCGACCTGGGGCGTATCCAGCTCCAGCAGGCCTTCATCAAGGCGCTGATCGGGCAGATCAAGCACATCGGGGTGTTCAGCAACCCCAAGAAGCTCTTCGATCTCGCCGACACCGCCACCAGCGCGATCACGCCCGACTCGAAACTCGACTCGATCAACGGACTGATCGGGTTCGCCGGCGGCCTCAAGGACATCTCCACCAAGAACGTGAAGATGATCACACTCCCGGTGCGCTACGACCCCGCCGACCCGAACCGGGTACTGCCGCTGGCCAAGGGCTCCCGGCAGGTCTGGACGGCCCTCGCGCACGACCGGCCGATCCCCGCGTCGGCGACGAAGGACTCCGCGGGGGACCGGGGCGACGCGCACGGTGTGGTCAAGGGCGGCTGA
- a CDS encoding MraY family glycosyltransferase → MRDYLLTLCVTAAVTYLLTGPVRKFAIAVGAMTAIRARDVHREVTPRLGGIAMFFGLCAGLLVADNLQNLNGVFDLSNEPRALLSGAALIWLVGVLDDKFELDALLKLGAQMIAAGVMVMQGLTILWIPVPGVGTVSLTSWQGTLLTVALVVITINAVNFVDGLDGLAAGMVCIAAAAFFLYAYRIWYGYGIEAAAPATLFAAILMGMCLGFLPHNMAPARIFMGDSGSMMLGLVLASGAISVTGQVDPDTLNLFEGGTREGTHAALPVFIPLVLPLTIIAIPFADLVLAIGRRTWNGQSPFAADRGHLHHRMLEIGHSKTRAVLIMYFWSALIAFGVLLYSVHSASMWILVLVVGLSAVGLVLLLLPRFNPHVPRWAESVVPPRYRRRRRRAAAEQLALREAAEAGLAPGAPEMSDGGPAVATGVNGATAIGARSRNSSHV, encoded by the coding sequence GTGCGTGATTACCTGCTGACGCTCTGTGTGACGGCCGCGGTGACTTATCTGCTGACCGGCCCGGTGCGGAAGTTCGCGATCGCGGTCGGCGCGATGACCGCGATCCGCGCCCGTGACGTACACCGCGAGGTGACACCACGGCTCGGCGGTATCGCCATGTTCTTCGGTCTGTGCGCCGGACTGCTCGTCGCCGACAACCTGCAGAACCTCAACGGTGTCTTCGACCTGTCCAACGAACCGCGCGCCCTGCTCTCCGGTGCCGCGCTGATCTGGCTGGTCGGTGTCCTGGACGACAAGTTCGAGCTGGACGCCCTGCTCAAGCTCGGTGCGCAGATGATCGCCGCCGGTGTGATGGTGATGCAGGGTCTGACGATCCTGTGGATCCCCGTACCCGGTGTGGGCACCGTCTCGTTGACGTCCTGGCAGGGCACACTGCTCACCGTCGCGCTGGTCGTCATCACGATCAACGCGGTCAACTTCGTCGACGGACTCGACGGTCTCGCGGCCGGCATGGTGTGCATCGCCGCCGCGGCCTTCTTCCTGTACGCCTACCGGATCTGGTACGGGTACGGCATCGAGGCGGCGGCGCCCGCCACCCTGTTCGCCGCGATCCTGATGGGCATGTGCCTGGGCTTCCTGCCGCACAACATGGCCCCGGCGAGGATCTTCATGGGCGACTCGGGCTCGATGATGCTCGGTCTCGTCCTGGCCTCGGGAGCGATCTCGGTCACAGGCCAGGTCGACCCGGACACACTGAATCTCTTCGAGGGCGGTACCCGCGAGGGCACCCACGCGGCGCTGCCGGTCTTCATCCCGCTGGTGCTGCCGCTGACGATCATCGCGATCCCGTTCGCCGACCTGGTGCTCGCGATCGGCCGCCGTACCTGGAACGGCCAGTCGCCGTTCGCCGCCGACCGCGGCCATCTGCACCACCGGATGCTGGAGATCGGTCACTCGAAGACCAGAGCCGTGCTGATCATGTACTTCTGGTCGGCGCTGATCGCGTTCGGCGTGCTCCTCTACTCCGTGCACTCGGCGTCGATGTGGATCCTGGTGCTCGTGGTGGGACTGAGCGCGGTCGGTCTGGTGCTCCTGCTGTTGCCGCGCTTCAACCCCCATGTCCCGCGCTGGGCCGAGTCGGTCGTACCGCCCCGCTACCGGCGCCGCCGGCGGCGGGCGGCCGCCGAGCAGTTGGCGCTGCGCGAGGCCGCGGAGGCCGGACTGGCCCCGGGAGCACCGGAGATGAGCGACGGAGGCCCGGCTGTCGCGACAGGCGTCAACGGGGCGACGGCTATTGGCGCTCGTTCGCGCAATAGCTCGCACGTGTGA
- the rho gene encoding transcription termination factor Rho translates to MSDTTDLMGVTADNSVDNTAPAAGAATGTTARRRRSGTGLEGMVLAELQQVASGLGIRGTARMRKSQLIEVIKETQGGSSPAAKSADGADAETKPKRRATSKARTGETAAAAAEKADKAEKAAAQQQIDIPGQPANDDQPVTERRRRRATSPAGNSEISVAEPKNEAQAAAPQAEDRPDAKAEAAVGASAQSVDTDGRRGERQDRGQQRGDRPDRGDRGDRRDRQRDRRGKGGDDQQGGQQGQGQGGQNQQGGGGQRQQRDNRGGQNQNQNNGPQDDFDDEAGGRRGRRGRYRDRRGRRGREEFGGGGEPQVADDDVLIPVAGILDILDNYAFIRTSGYLPGPNDVYVSLAQVRKNGLRKGDHVTGAVRQPKDGERREKFNALVRLDTANGMAADSGRGRPEFQKLTPLYPQDRLRLETDPGVLTTRIIDLVAPIGKGQRGLIVAPPKTGKTMILQAIANAITVNSPECHLMVVLVDERPEEVTDMQRSVKGEVISSTFDRPAEDHTTVAELAIERAKRLVELGHDVVVLLDSITRLGRAYNLAAPASGRILSGGVDSTALYPPKRFFGAARNIEDGGSLTILATALVETGSRMDEVIFEEFKGTGNMELRLDRKLSDKRIFPAVDVDASSTRKEEILMAHDELGIVWKLRRVLHALDQQQAIELLLDKMKQTKSNAEFLLQIQKTTPMPGNGND, encoded by the coding sequence GTGAGCGACACCACCGATCTGATGGGCGTGACTGCCGACAACAGTGTCGACAACACCGCGCCCGCCGCAGGTGCTGCCACTGGCACCACCGCACGGCGCCGCCGCTCCGGCACCGGCCTCGAGGGCATGGTCCTGGCCGAGCTGCAGCAGGTCGCGTCCGGCCTCGGCATCAGGGGCACGGCGCGGATGCGCAAGAGCCAGCTGATCGAGGTCATCAAGGAGACGCAGGGCGGTTCGTCGCCCGCGGCCAAGAGCGCCGACGGCGCGGATGCCGAGACCAAGCCGAAGCGCCGGGCGACCTCCAAGGCCCGTACGGGTGAGACTGCCGCAGCCGCCGCCGAGAAGGCGGACAAGGCCGAAAAGGCCGCCGCACAGCAGCAGATCGACATCCCCGGCCAGCCGGCGAACGACGACCAGCCGGTCACCGAGCGCCGCAGGCGCCGAGCCACCTCACCGGCAGGAAACTCCGAGATCAGCGTCGCCGAGCCCAAGAACGAAGCGCAGGCAGCGGCCCCGCAGGCGGAGGACCGGCCGGACGCCAAGGCCGAGGCCGCCGTGGGCGCTTCGGCGCAGAGCGTCGACACCGACGGCAGGCGCGGCGAGCGCCAGGACCGCGGCCAGCAGCGCGGCGACCGGCCCGACCGCGGCGACCGCGGTGACCGGCGCGACCGGCAGCGCGACCGCAGGGGCAAGGGCGGCGACGACCAGCAGGGCGGCCAGCAGGGGCAGGGCCAGGGCGGCCAGAACCAGCAGGGCGGCGGCGGTCAGCGCCAGCAGCGGGACAACCGCGGCGGCCAGAACCAGAACCAGAACAACGGCCCGCAGGACGACTTCGACGACGAGGCGGGCGGCAGGCGCGGCAGGCGCGGCCGTTACCGCGACCGCCGTGGCCGTCGCGGCCGCGAGGAGTTCGGTGGCGGCGGCGAGCCGCAGGTCGCCGACGACGACGTGCTGATCCCCGTCGCCGGCATCCTCGACATCCTCGACAACTACGCGTTCATCAGGACCTCCGGCTACCTGCCGGGCCCGAACGACGTGTACGTCTCGCTCGCCCAGGTCCGTAAGAACGGCCTGCGCAAGGGCGACCACGTCACCGGCGCCGTGCGCCAGCCCAAGGACGGCGAGCGCCGCGAGAAGTTCAACGCGCTGGTCCGCCTCGACACGGCGAACGGCATGGCGGCCGACTCGGGCCGCGGCCGGCCCGAGTTCCAGAAGCTGACCCCGCTCTACCCGCAGGACCGGCTCCGTCTGGAGACCGACCCGGGGGTGCTGACGACCCGGATCATCGACCTGGTCGCGCCCATCGGCAAGGGCCAGCGCGGTCTGATCGTGGCCCCGCCGAAGACCGGCAAGACCATGATCCTGCAGGCCATCGCCAACGCCATCACGGTCAACAGCCCCGAGTGCCATCTGATGGTCGTCCTCGTCGACGAGCGGCCCGAAGAAGTCACCGACATGCAGCGGTCCGTCAAGGGCGAGGTCATCTCCTCGACCTTCGACCGCCCCGCCGAGGACCACACCACCGTCGCCGAGCTGGCCATCGAGCGCGCCAAGCGCCTCGTGGAGCTGGGTCACGACGTGGTGGTGCTGCTCGACTCCATCACCCGTCTGGGCCGCGCGTACAACCTCGCCGCGCCCGCCTCCGGACGCATCCTGTCCGGTGGTGTCGACTCGACCGCGCTCTACCCGCCGAAGCGCTTCTTCGGTGCGGCGCGCAACATCGAGGACGGCGGTTCGCTGACGATCCTGGCCACCGCGCTCGTCGAGACCGGCTCGCGCATGGACGAGGTCATTTTCGAGGAGTTCAAGGGCACCGGCAACATGGAGCTCAGGCTCGACCGGAAGCTCTCGGACAAGCGGATCTTCCCGGCGGTGGACGTGGACGCGTCCAGCACCCGTAAGGAAGAGATCCTGATGGCCCACGACGAGCTGGGCATCGTCTGGAAGCTGCGCCGGGTGCTGCACGCGCTCGACCAGCAGCAGGCGATCGAGCTGCTGCTCGACAAGATGAAGCAGACGAAGTCGAACGCGGAGTTCCTGCTGCAGATCCAGAAGACGACACCGATGCCTGGCAACGGCAACGACTGA
- a CDS encoding F0F1 ATP synthase subunit B produces the protein MNPLVQLAAEDAENPLVPPIPELVVGLLAFVIVFGLLAWKLLPNINKVLDERREAIEGGIEKADAAKSEAESVLEQYKAQLAEARHEAARMRQEATEQGAAIIQEMRAEGQRQREEIIAAGHTQIEADRKSAAHALRQDVGRLATELAGKLVGESLEDHARQSRTVDRFLDDLEDGASKAEARR, from the coding sequence GTGAACCCTCTGGTTCAGCTCGCGGCCGAAGATGCGGAAAACCCGCTCGTTCCGCCGATTCCCGAGCTCGTCGTCGGCCTGCTCGCCTTTGTCATCGTCTTCGGTCTTCTCGCCTGGAAGCTCCTTCCGAACATCAACAAGGTTCTGGACGAGCGCCGCGAGGCGATCGAGGGCGGCATCGAGAAGGCTGACGCCGCCAAGTCCGAGGCCGAGAGCGTCCTTGAGCAGTACAAGGCGCAGCTCGCCGAGGCCCGGCACGAGGCCGCCCGGATGCGTCAGGAGGCGACCGAACAGGGCGCCGCGATCATCCAGGAGATGCGGGCGGAAGGTCAGCGGCAGCGTGAGGAGATCATCGCCGCCGGCCACACCCAGATCGAGGCCGACCGCAAGTCCGCGGCGCACGCGCTGCGCCAGGACGTCGGCAGGCTCGCCACCGAACTGGCCGGCAAGCTGGTCGGCGAGTCCCTTGAGGACCACGCCCGGCAGAGCCGTACCGTCGACCGCTTCCTCGACGACCTCGAGGACGGCGCATCGAAGGCCGAGGCCAGGCGATGA
- the atpB gene encoding F0F1 ATP synthase subunit A produces the protein MSADPTQVLAFETNCHIFDGCGFPAPGLHSFLFKPLVGDGDSNLYFNKTMLLALLGSIVIVAFFWAAFRKPKVVPGKLQMVAEAGYDFVRRGVVHETIGKREGEKYVPLVVTLFFFVWMMNLWSIVPLAQFPVTAIISYPLVLALIVYVLWVSLTFKRHGFVGAFKNFTGYDKTLGPVLPLAMLIEFFSNLLVRPFTHAVRLFANMFAGHTLLLLFTIASWYLLNGIGIAYAGVSFIMVIVMTVFELFIQALQAYVFVLLTCTYIQGALAEHH, from the coding sequence GTGAGTGCTGACCCGACACAGGTGCTCGCCTTCGAGACCAACTGCCACATCTTCGACGGATGTGGTTTCCCGGCCCCCGGCCTGCACTCGTTCCTGTTCAAGCCCCTGGTGGGTGACGGGGACAGCAACTTGTACTTCAACAAGACGATGCTGCTGGCTCTGCTCGGTTCGATCGTCATCGTCGCGTTCTTCTGGGCCGCTTTCCGCAAGCCGAAGGTCGTTCCGGGCAAGCTCCAGATGGTGGCCGAGGCGGGTTACGACTTCGTACGACGCGGCGTCGTCCACGAGACGATCGGCAAGCGGGAGGGCGAGAAGTACGTTCCTCTCGTCGTCACGCTGTTCTTCTTCGTCTGGATGATGAACCTCTGGTCGATCGTCCCGCTCGCGCAGTTCCCCGTGACGGCGATCATTTCGTACCCATTGGTTCTCGCGCTCATCGTGTACGTGCTGTGGGTATCACTCACCTTTAAGCGGCACGGTTTTGTCGGCGCCTTCAAGAACTTCACCGGCTACGACAAGACGCTCGGCCCGGTACTGCCGCTGGCCATGCTCATCGAGTTCTTCTCGAACCTCTTGGTCCGCCCGTTCACGCATGCGGTGCGACTCTTCGCGAACATGTTCGCGGGCCACACCCTGTTGCTGCTCTTCACCATCGCCAGTTGGTACTTGCTGAACGGAATCGGGATCGCCTATGCCGGCGTCTCGTTCATCATGGTCATCGTGATGACCGTGTTCGAGCTGTTCATCCAAGCCCTTCAGGCCTACGTCTTCGTGCTCCTGACGTGCACGTACATCCAGGGCGCGCTCGCCGAACACCACTGA